Part of the Acidimicrobiales bacterium genome is shown below.
CTACGCGGCGGTGGCCGGCGCGCTGTGCCAGCCCCTCTACGGGTGGTACGTACCTCTGTGGCGGGGCATGCGGTCGTTGATGCGGGGCGATCTCGTCGCCTGCGAGCAGTGGATCGACGACGCGGTGACGCTGGGCGCCCAGGCCCACAGCGCCAACGCCGAGATTCTCGGTACCGGCCTTCGCTGGTACCTGCTGCGGGAGGCGGCCCGCTTCGAGGATGCCCTGCCCCTCCTCGACGTGGTGACCGGCCTGGAGCCGTCCCTCGGGATCCAGGTGCGGGTGACCGCCGCCCTGGTGCTGGCCGAGGGCGGGCGGGTGGACGAGGCCCGCACGGTGCTGGCGGGCGCCGGCCCCCTCCTCGCCGGCGTGCCGGCGGACGGCGAGTGGGTGCCCATGGCGGCCCAGGCGGCCGAGGCGGCCTGTCTCGTGGGCGACCGGGCCGTGTGCCGGTGGGCCTACGACGCCCTGCTGGCCCACCGGCACCGCTTCGGCGTGGAGGGCATCGGGGCGGTGTGCTGGGGATCGGTGGAGCGCCCGCTCGGGCTGGTGGCCGCCGCCCTCGGCCAGATCGACCGAGCCACCGCCCACTTCGACGCCGCCCTGGCGGCCAACCGGCGGCTGGGCGCACCGCTGCTGGTGGCGAGAACCCAGCGGGACGCCGGCGTGGCCCTCGACGACCGGGACCGGCTGGCGGCCGCCCTGGCCGCCTACCGCCGGCTCGGCATGGAGGGCCGGGTGGCCGAGCTGGAGTCCCTGCTGGGCGACCACCCGCCTACCGACGCTCCCGCACCGGCCCCCGACCGGTTCCGCCGGGAAGGAGAGGTGTGGGCCCTCGCCTACGGAGGCGTCACGGCCCACGTCAAGGACGTGAAGGGCATGGCCGACCTGGCTCGTCTGCTGGCGCGGCCCGGGGCCGAGGTGGCAGCCATCGACCTGGCCGGGCGGCGCGACCTCGGCGGCGGCACCGACCTGGGCGAGGTTCTCGACGCCCGCGCACGGCAGGGCTACCAGGCCCGCCTGGTCGAGCTGGAGGCGGAGCTGGACGCCGCCGACGCAGCGGGCGACGGTGCCCGCTCGGCCGCCGCCCACGCCGAGCGCGACGCCCTTGTCGCCCAGCTCTCGGCCGCCTACGGGCTGGGTGGCCGCCCGCGCCGGGCCGGGGTGTCCTCCGAGCGGGCCCGGGGCGCCGTGACCTGGCGGATCCGCGACGCCATCGGGCGCATCGAAGCCGTCCACCCCGCCCTCGGCCAGCACCTGCGCCGTTTTGTGCGCACGGGCACCTACTGCTCCTACGACCCGGATCCCCCGGTGGCGTGGTCCCTCGCGGAGTGAGGAATCTCCTCGCGCCGTAGTGGGTGGACACCACCACCACGGGAGGGAGCACACGATGGGAACCACCAGCAAGGCGGCGGCGCCGACGGTGTACGTCATGGATGGCTTCGAGGGCCGCTACGAGGAGGTCGACGGCCACACGATCGGCTTCGAGACCTACACCGAGGACGCCGACCCGGCGCCGCTGTTCGCCGGCCTGCCCGACGACCGCTGCCAGTGCCCGCACTGGGGCGTGGTGCTCGAGGGCACGCTCGTCTACCGCTATGCGGACGGGTCCGAGGACGTGGTGGAGGCGGGCCACGCCTACTACGCCCGCCCCGGCCACTTGCCGCTTTTCCGGGCCGGGACGGAGCTGGTGGAGTTCAGCCCCACCGACCAGCTGGCCGCCACCATGGAGGTCGTGACGGGCAACCTCGAGGCGATGGGAGCGTGGACCCGGCCGGCGTGAGCGAACCGATCGCCACACCGTGGCCCGGCGGACCGGTCGCCGGCCGGCGCCCCCGACGCCGGCGATCGGGACGAACGGCGCGCCCGCCACGGCGCGGTACGCGGTGAAACAAGGACCGGCGGCGAAGGACCATGCTTCATGGCCCGCCGGCCCGACTGCTCGCTTCGGGCGGCACGCCGACGTGCCCACCGCCTAGGGTCGGTGGCGGTGAGCGAGGACGAGCAGCTGCTGGCTGGGCTGCGGGCCGGTGACGAAGCGGCGTTCACCGCCCTGGTGCGCCGCCATCACTCCTCGTTGCTCCGCCTGGCCACCTCGGTCGTCGGGTCGAGGGCGGTGGCCGACGAGGTGGTGCAGGAGACGTGGCTCGCGGTGGTCCGGGGCGTGGACCGCTTCGAGGGCCGGTCCTCGTTCAAGACCTGGCTGTTCCACATCCTCATGAACCGGGCCCGCTCGGCCGCCGGCAAGGAATGGCGGACCCAGCCCACGGGTGACGTGGACGCCGACCGGTTCGATGGCGCCGGGCTGTGGTCCGTGCCTCCGGTCCCCTGGTCCGACCGGGTGGACGACCGCCTCACCGCCGAGCAGTTGGTCCCCCTGGCACGCAAGGTCATCGACACCCTGCCCGAGGCGCAACGGCAGGTCCTGGTGCTCCGCGACGTGGAGGGGCTGCCGGCGGCCGATGTCGCCGAGCTCCTCGGTGTGACGGACGGCAACCAGCGGGTACTCCTGCACCGGGCCCGGGCCCGCGTGCGCTCGGAGCTGGAAGGGAGGTTGGGAGCGCCATGAAGCTGCGTTCGCTCTTCCGTGGGCGCCGGCGGGATCTGGTCTGCCGGGAGGCGGTGGCTCTCATGGCCGCCTATCTCGACGGCGTTCTCCCCGATGCCGATCGCCTCCGCCTGGAGGGCCACCTGGCCGGCTGCCCGCACTGCAGCGAGTACCTGGCTCAGCTCCGGGCGACCATCGACGCCCTGGGCCGGGTCGAGCCGGACGACCTGCCCGACGAGGCGGTCGACGAGCTGGTGGGGCTCTACCGGCAGTGGCGCCAGGGTTGAGCCCCCGGTGCGTAACGGAACCGCCGCCGCCGGGACGGTACGGGCGTGACCGAGCTCTCGCCCAAGCAGGAGGAGCTGTGCCGTCAGGACCGGTGGGACTTCAGCGACCTCCGGGCCCTGTTCATCAACTGCACCCTCAAGCGCTCGCCGGAGCGCTCCCACACCCAGGGCCTGGCCGACAAGTCCATGGAGATCATGCGCCGCCAGGGCGTCACCGTGGAGGTGATCCGGGCCGTCGACCGGGACATCGCCACCGGCGTGTGGCCCGACATGGCCGAGCACGGCTGGGACCGGGACGAGTGGCCGTCCATCTTCGAGCAGGTCCGAGCGGCCCACATCCTCGTGCTGTGCACGCCCATCTGGCTCGGGGAGAAGTCCTCGGTCTGCACCCAGGTGATCGAGCGGCTCTACGGCAACAGCCATCTCCTCAACGACGCCGGCCAGTACGCCTACTACGGCCGGGTGGGCGGCTGCCTGGTGACCGGCAACGAGGACGGCGTCAAGCACTGCGCCATGAACATCCTCTACTCACTCCAGCACCTCGGCTACGTGATCCCTCCCCAGGCCGATGCGGGCTGGATCGGCGAGGCCGGCCCCGGGCCGTCCTACCTGGACGAGGGCTCCGGCGGTCCGGAGAACGACTTCACCAACCGCAACACCACCTTCATGACCTGGAACCTGCTCCACCTGGCCCGGATGCTCACCGACGCCGGAGGCATCCCCGCCCACGGCAACCAGCGCTCCGAGTGGGACGCCGGCTGCCGGTTCGACTTTCCGAACCCCGAGCACCGCTGACCCCGTGAGGGACCGCGCCCGTCGGCTCGGTGCTCGTGTGCCTACATCCGACCGTGGCGAACCGGACCGGCAGGTTCGTAGGTGGCGAGAACGATGCCGAGATCGGTCACGGTGACGTCGACGGGGCGCATCGTCGCCGGGAGGATGCCGTCGTTGAACAGGCGGCGACCGGAACCGAGCACCAGCGGGAAGGTCATGAGGCGGAAGCGGTCGACGAGCTCGTGCGGCAGCAGCGACTGGAGCAGCCGGCCGCTTCCCCAGACCTGCAACTCGTCGCCGGGCCCGTCCTTCAGCGCCTGCACCGCCGCGACGACGTCGCCGGTCACCAGGCGGGCGGTGCCGGGATGCTCGCCTCGCCACGTGGCGTCGGCCTCGCTCAGCGAGCTGGAGACCACGTACTTGGGCAGCGAGTTGATCGCCCCGGCAATGGGGTTGCCGGGGTCGGTCTGGTCGGGCCAGTAGCCGCGGAAGATGTCGAAGGTCCGGCGACCGAGCAGGAACGCGCTGGCGTGGCTGTTCAGCTCGGTCACGAACTCGCCGACGGCCGGGTCGGGGAACGGGGCCTGCCAGCCACCGTGGGTGAAGGAGTCGCTGGGGTCCTCCTCGGGCCCGCCGGGGGCCTGCATCACGCCGTCGAGCGTCAGGAACGTCTGGACGGTGAGCTTCATGTCGATGAAGACGGAGCGGCGCGCCGATACTGAGCGCGCGGACGAGAAGGCGGCTGGCGACGCGGCAGGCAGCGAAGCCGCGACCGAAGTCCATGCGACGGCGCGGCCGGACGCCCGGACCGCCGGCGCGATCCCGACGTGCTCGACTTGGCCCGATGCCCGCGTTCAAGGACGAGCTCGACCGGCGACTCGCCCGAGCGTTGGCGGACGAGCTCCGGCGGGCGTGGCCGGACTTTCCGGAACCGCGTTTCACGCGCGGGATCGCAGCGGCGCTGGAGCCGCTCGAGCTGCTCGCGCGCGCCGACCTGCTCGCCGAGCGCCTGGCGGCGACGTTGCCTGCTGCGTTCGCCGACGGGGCGGCGGTGCTGTGGCGCGCCCTCGAATCGCCCACCTTCACGGGGTGGATGACCCTGCCGTGCGGGGCCTTCGTCGCCAAGAGGGGTCTCGACGAGCCCGGCGTGGCGCTCCCGCTCCTCGCCGGGCTGACGCCGAGATGGTCGAGCGAGGCGCCGATCCGCCCGTTCATCGAGCGCCACCCCGGGCTGACCTACGAGTACCTCCGCCGCTGGTGCACCGACGGGGACGAGCACGTCCGCCGACTCGTGTCCGAGGGCACGCGCCCGCGGCTGCCGTGGGCGCCGCGGTTGCGCGACCTCGTCGCCGACCCGTCGCCGAACATCCCACTGCTCGACGCCCTCGTCGACGACGAGTCCGCCTACGTGCGCCGCTCCGTCGCCAACCACCTCAACGACATCAGCAAGGACCATCCCGACCTCGCCCTCGACCTCGCCGAGGGCTGGGCCGTGCGGGGCGACGCCGGCGCGTGGGTCGTGCGTCACGGCCTCCGCACCCTCGTCAAGCGGGGCGATCCCCGGGCGCTGGGGCTTGTCGGAGCGGACACCCACACGCCGGTCGAGCTGGTCGACCTGCGTGCCGACCGCCACCGCATCGCCATCGGTGACTCCGTGACGTTCACCTTCACCCTGCGCCTGCCCGACGGCAGCACCGCCTGCGACGCCGTGATCGACTACCGCGTCCACTACGCCGGGGCTCGGGCGACCAAGGCTCCGAAGGTCTTCAAGCTCACCCGTCGCCGGCTCGAGCCGGCGCGGCCGGTCACGATCACCCGGGCCCACCGGTTCGAGCACGTCTCCGTCCGGCGCATCCACCCCGGCCGGCACCGCATCGACGTCCAGGTCAACGGCCGGGTGCTCGGTGCCGTCGACTTCGACGTCGTCACCGGGTAGCTCGCCCGTTCAGTTCGCGATCGCGCGCCACCCCCTGGCGCGCGATCGCGAAGTGAACGGTGGGGCCCACGGCTGACCGCCGGCCGCTGCGGTGCGCGCCGCTGTCACGTCTCCAGTTCCACCATCGCGTCCTCGCCGTAGCGCGCGGTGACGCCCGGGCGGTCGCGCCACACCTCGGTGAACCTCGACGCGTAGTTGAACAGCAGCGTCGGCTCACCGGCGCCCCGGTGGCCGCCGACCACCAGGTCGAGGGCCTCGCGGTCGGGGTGGCGGAAGCGGGCGCCGCTGCTCGACACGGCGTAGGCGGACGCGGCCACCGCGTCCATCAGCTGGGGCGTCATGTTCCTGGTGCTGCCGTGGTGGGCGAGCTTGAAGACGTCGACGGCGAAGGGCTCGTCGCTCGGGAGGCCGCGCTGGCGCGCCAGGCGCTCGATGCTCGCCCGGAGGACGTCCGGGAAGGCGTCGCCGCTGAGGAGCAGGG
Proteins encoded:
- a CDS encoding dihydrofolate reductase family protein, with protein sequence MKLTVQTFLTLDGVMQAPGGPEEDPSDSFTHGGWQAPFPDPAVGEFVTELNSHASAFLLGRRTFDIFRGYWPDQTDPGNPIAGAINSLPKYVVSSSLSEADATWRGEHPGTARLVTGDVVAAVQALKDGPGDELQVWGSGRLLQSLLPHELVDRFRLMTFPLVLGSGRRLFNDGILPATMRPVDVTVTDLGIVLATYEPAGPVRHGRM
- a CDS encoding RNA polymerase sigma factor produces the protein MSEDEQLLAGLRAGDEAAFTALVRRHHSSLLRLATSVVGSRAVADEVVQETWLAVVRGVDRFEGRSSFKTWLFHILMNRARSAAGKEWRTQPTGDVDADRFDGAGLWSVPPVPWSDRVDDRLTAEQLVPLARKVIDTLPEAQRQVLVLRDVEGLPAADVAELLGVTDGNQRVLLHRARARVRSELEGRLGAP
- a CDS encoding flavodoxin family protein yields the protein MTELSPKQEELCRQDRWDFSDLRALFINCTLKRSPERSHTQGLADKSMEIMRRQGVTVEVIRAVDRDIATGVWPDMAEHGWDRDEWPSIFEQVRAAHILVLCTPIWLGEKSSVCTQVIERLYGNSHLLNDAGQYAYYGRVGGCLVTGNEDGVKHCAMNILYSLQHLGYVIPPQADAGWIGEAGPGPSYLDEGSGGPENDFTNRNTTFMTWNLLHLARMLTDAGGIPAHGNQRSEWDAGCRFDFPNPEHR
- a CDS encoding zf-HC2 domain-containing protein encodes the protein MKLRSLFRGRRRDLVCREAVALMAAYLDGVLPDADRLRLEGHLAGCPHCSEYLAQLRATIDALGRVEPDDLPDEAVDELVGLYRQWRQG